In Salmo trutta chromosome 37, fSalTru1.1, whole genome shotgun sequence, the following proteins share a genomic window:
- the LOC115177521 gene encoding E3 ubiquitin-protein ligase UBR5-like isoform X9: protein MTSIHFVVHPLPGTEDQLNDRLREVSEKLNKYNFNSHPHLNLLEQATLKQCVVGPNHAGFLLEDGRVCRISFAVQPDRLELTKPDGNDGSKLSGSGSGTGRSSRPGRTSDPPWFLSGSDTLGRLAGNTLGSRWSSGVNGGSGGGGGGGGGSSSVGGAGGGGVGGAVSGGGGGSSGRSSTAARDSRRQTRVIRTGRDRGSGLLGSQPQPVIPASVIPEELISQAQVVLQGKSRSVIIRELQRTNLDVNLAVNNLLSRDDEDGDDGDDTASESYLPGEDLMSLLDADIHSAHPSVIIDADAMFSEDISYFGYPSFRRSSLSRLGSSRERDSELLRERESVLRLRERRWLDGASFDTERGSTSREGEPSLDKKNIPVQSPVSLGEELQWWPDKDGVKFVSIGSLFSELVAVSSKGELYQWKWSEPEPYRNTQNPSIRHPRVSFLGLTNEKITLLSANSIRATVATETNKVATWMDDTLSSVASKLEHSAQAYPELQGERIMSLHCCALYTCAQLESSLYWWGVVPFSQRKKMLEKARAKNKKPKSSAGISSIPNITVGTQVFVSSLQVCLRNNPLYHAGAVAFSVNAGIPKVGLLLESVWNMNDSCRFQLRSPESLKNMDKTTKTQEIKTESKPELVKTEMGPPPSPASTCSDTSSIASSASLPYKRRRSTPAPKEEEKVNEEQWPLREVVFVEDVKNVPVGKVLKVDGAYVAVKFPGTSSSVSTQPSQTSAPAPITDSDPSSLLQDCRLLRIDELQVVKTGGTPKVPDCFQRTPKKLCIPEKAEILAVNVDSKGVHAVLKTGNWVRYCIFDLATGKAEQENNFPTSNLAFLGQSERNVAIFTAGQDSPVILRDGNGTIYPMAKDCMGGIRDPEWLDLPPIASLGMGVHSLANLPTNSTIKKKAAIIILAVEKQTLMQHVLRCDFEACRQYLVNLEQAVLLEQSPHVLHSFLGHRCDGNRNILHACVSVCFPVSNKETKEEEEAERSERNTFAERLSAVEAIANAISVVSSNSSGNRTGSSSSRGLRLREMMRRSLRAAGLGRHESGPSSSDHQDPVSPPIAPPSWVPDPPPMDPDGDIDFILAPAVGSLTTASTGTSQGPSTSTIPGPSSEPSVVESKDRKANAHLILKLMCDSMVLRPHLRELLSAKDARGMTPFMLAVSGRAYPAAITVLEAAQKMAKVGDPGMTEKVDADSLFMEMICPSGTNPDDSPLYVLCCNDTCSFTWTGAEHINQDIFECRTCGLLESLCCCTECARVCHKGHDCKLKRTSPTAYCDCWEKCKCKTLIAGQKAARLDLLYRLLTTTNLVTSPNSRGEHILLFLVQTVARQSVEHCQYRPPRIREDRNRKAANAEDSDMPDHDLEPPRFAQLALERVLQDWNALKSMIMFGSQENKDPLSASSRIAHLLPEEQVYLNQQSGTIRLDCFTHCLIVKCAPDITVSRFIDTLLGTLVKELQNKYTPGRREEAIVVTRRFLRSVARVFVILSVEMASSKKKNNFIPQPIGKCRRVFQALLPYAVEELCNVAESLIVPVRMGIARPTAPFTLASTSIDAVQGSEELFSVEPLPPRPSPDQSSNSSQTASSYIIRNPQPRRSSQSQPVRGRDEEQDDIVSADVEEVEVVEGVAGEEDHHEDQEEQGEQGEENAEAEGQHDEHDEDGSDMELDLLAAAETESDSESNHSNQDNASGRRSVVTAATAGSEAGASSVPAFFSEDDSQSNDSSDSDSSSSQSDDVDQETFLLDEPLERTTTASHVNSAAQAPRSMQWAVRNTPSQRATGSAPSSSSTPAAASSTGLIYIDPSNLRRSSAISTSAAAAAAALEASNSSSYLTSASSLARAYSIVIRQISDLMSLIPKYNHLVYSQYPAAVKLTYQDAVNLQNFVEEKLIPTWNWMVSIMDSTEAQLRYGSALSSAGDPGHPSHPLHASQHSARRERMTAREEASLRTLEGRRSGRAATLLTVRQGMMSARGDFLNYALSLMRSHNDEHSDVLPVLDVCSLKHVAYVFQALIYWIKAMNQQTTLDTTQMDRKRSREILELGLDNEDSEHENDEDTNQSCFLVLEGRQARRKAIRQKRGKKKRAAPKGSTLQDKEDDPVPAETGQNHPFFRRSDSMTFLGCIPPNPFEVPLAEAIPLADQPHLLQPNARKEDLFGRPSQGLYSSSYTASKGLAEATLDRSCLEVNMGSSQILPTKMSYSANLKNVMSMETSQRGREDQPMDQELVAPKPGPSPHDLAAQLKSSLLAEIGLTESDGPPLPSFRPHCSFMGMVISHDMLLGRWRLSLELFGRVFMEDVGAEPGSILTELGGFEVKESKFRREMEKLRNLQSRDLALEVDRDRDQLIQQTMRQLNTHFGRRCTTTPMAVHRVKVTFKDEPGEGSGVARSFYTAIALAFLSNDKLPNLDCVQSVSKGMQASSTCHHDYNSSMTLNLMQRLRNRDRERERRSGGLRAGSRRDRDRDSRRQLSIDTRPFRPASEGNPSDEPDPLPAHRQALGERLYPRVHTMQPAFASKITGMLLELSPAQLLLLLASEDSLRARVEEAMELLIAHGRENGADSILDLGLLEAPEKAQQQENRKRHGSTRSVVDMELDDPEDGDDNAPLFYQPGKRGFYSPRPGKNTEARLNCFRNIGRILGLCLLQNELCPITLNRHVIKVLLGRKVNWHDFAFFDPVMYESLRQLIRHSQAGEAEAVFAAMDLAFAIDLCKEEGAGQVELLSGGVNMPVTPLNVYEYVRKYAEHRMLVVAEQPLHAMRKGLLDVLPKNALEDLTAEDFRLLVNGCGEVNVQMLISFTSFNDESGTKTLARIHKESQRENADKLLQFKRWFWSIVEKMSMTERQDLVYFWTSSPSLPASEEGFQPMPSITIRPPDDQHLPTANTCISRLYVPLYSSKQILKQKLLLAIKTKNFGFV from the exons ACTTCGTGAAGTGTCGGAGAAACTCAACAAATACAACTTTAACAG TCATCCACACCTCAACCTGCTGGAGCAGGCCACCTTAAAACAGTGTGTAGTTGGCCCAAACCATGCTGGCTTTCTGCTTGAG GATGGACGTGTGTGTCGGATCAGCTTTGCTGTCCAGCCAGATCGTCTGGAGCTGACCAAACCAGATGGCAACGATGG TTCAAAGTTGAGTGGCAGTGGTTCAGGGACAGGAAGGAGCTCCAGGCCAGGCAGGACTAGTGATCCTCCCTGGTTCCTGTCTGGCTCTGACACACTGGGCAGACTGGCAGGCAACACCCTTGG GAGTCGCTGGAGCTCCGGGGTGAACGGTGGatcaggtggaggaggaggaggtggtggtggcagcagcagtgTAGGAGGTGCAGGGGGAGGAGGTGTAGGAGGAGCTGtcagtggaggtggtggaggctCCTCTGGGAGGTCGTCTACAGCTGCCAGGGACTCAAGACGTCAGACCAGGGTGATCCGCACAGGGAGGGACCGGGGCTCTGGTCTCCTGGGTAGCCAGCCCCAGCCTGTCATCCCTGCCTCGGTCATCCCAGAGGAACTAATCTCCCAG GCTCAGGTGGTCCTCCAGGGGAAGTCTAGGAGTGTGATCATCCGGGAGCTCCAGAGGACCAACCTGGATGTCAACCTGGCCGTCAACAACCTACTGAGCAGAGACGATGAGGACGGTGACGATGGTGATGACACAGCCAGCGAGTCCTACCTCCCTGGAG AGGACCTGATGTCCTTGCTGGACGCTGACATCCACTCAGCCCACCCCAGTGTCATCATCGATGCTGACGCCATGTTCTCTGAGGACATCAGCTACTTCGGCTACCCTTCCTTCAGACGCTCCTCCCTGTCCCGCCTGGGCTCCTCGCGAG AGCGTGACTCAGAGCTGTTGCGTGAGCGCGAGTCTGTGTTGAGGTTGCGGGAGCGGAGGTGGCTGGATGGGGCCTCATTTGACACGGAGAGGGGCTCCACCAGCCGCGAGGGGGAGCCCAGCCTGGACAAGAAGAACATCCCCGTccagagccctgtctctctgggcgAGGAGCTGCAATGGTGGCCTGACAAG GATGGTGTGAAGTTTGTGAGCATCGGGTCCTTGTTCTCTGAGCTGGTGGCAGTGAGCTCTAAGGGGGAACTCTACCAGTGGAAGTGGAGTGAACCAGaaccatacagaaacacacag AACCCTTCTATCCGCCACCCCCGGGTGTCCTTCCTGGGCCTGACCAATGAGAAGATCACCCTGCTGTCTGCTAACAGCATCAGAGCCACCGTGGCCACGGAGACCAACAAGGTGGCAACCTGGATGGATGACACACTGAGCAGCGTGGCATCCAAGCTGGAACACAGTGCCCAGGCCTACCCTGAGCTGCAGGGAGAGCGCATCATGTCTCTGCACTGCTGTGCCCTCTACACCTGCGCCCAGCTGGAGAGCAGCCTGTACTGGTG GGGTGTTGTGCCTTTTAGTCAACGGAAAAAGATGCTTGAAAAGGCTAGAGCCAAGAACAAGAAGCCAAAGTCCAGTGCCGGCATCTCCTCAATACCCAACATCACCGTGGGAACGCAG GTGTTTGTGTCCTCTCTCCAGGTGTGCCTGAGGAATAACCCCCTCTACCACGCCGGTGCCGTTGCCTTTTCTGTCAACGCTGGGATCCCCAAGGTGGGACTCCTCCTCGAGTCTGTCTGGAACATGAACGACAGCTGCAGGTTCCAGCTGCGGTCACCAGAGAGCCTCAAGAACATGGACAAGACCACCAAGACCCAGGAGATCAA AACGGAGAGCAAGCCGGAGTTGGTAAAGACAGAGATGGGGCCCCCTCCTTCCCCAGCCTCCACCTGCAGTGACACCTCCTCCATCGCTAGCAGTGCCTCGCTGCCCTACA AACGAAGACGCTCGACCCCGGCTCccaaagaggaggagaaggtgaaCGAGGAGCAGTGGCCTCTTCGGGAAGTGGTGTTTGTGGAGGATGTTAAAAATGTCCCTGTGGGAAAG GTGCTGAAAGTGGACGGTGCGTATGTAGCTGTGAAGTTTCCAGGAACGTCAAGCAGCGTGAGCACACAGCCGAGTCAGACTAGTGCTCCAGCTCCCATCACTGACTCTGACCCCTCCTCACTGCTGCAGGACTGTAGGCTGCTCAGAATAGATGAGTTACAG GTGGTGAAAACTGGTGGAACTCCTAAAGTTCCAGATTGCTTCCAGCGTACACCTAAAAAACTCTGCATCCCAGAGAAGGCTGAGATTCTGGCTGTGAATGTTGACTCCAAAG GAGTCCACGCAGTGCTGAAGACTGGTAACTGGGTGAGGTACTGTATCTTTGACCTGGCCACAGGCAAAGCAGAGCAGGAGAATAACTTCCCCACCAGTAACCTGGCCTTCCTGGGCCAGAGTGAACGCAATGTAGCAATCTTCACCGCAGGACAG GATTCCCCAGTCATCCTTCGGGATGGAAATGGCACAATTTACCCAATGGCCAAAGACTGTATGGGCGGCATCCGAGACCCTGAGTGGCTGGACCTGCCGCCCATCGCCAGCCTGGGCATGGGGGTGCACTCCCTGGCCAACCTCCCCACCAACTCAACCATCAAGAAAAAAGCTGCTATTATCATATTGGCTGTGGAG AAGCAGACGTTGATGCAGCACGTGCTGCGTTGTGACTTTGAGGCCTGTCGTCAGTACCTGGTGAACCTGGAGCAGGCTGTACTCCTGGAGCAGAGTCCCCACGTCCTCCACTCCTTTCTGGGCCACCGCTGCGACGGCAACCGCAACATCCTCCACGCctgtgtctcagtctgcttccccGTCAGCAACAAGGAGACCAAGGAGGAGGAAG AAGCTGAACGGTCTGAGAGGAATACATTTGCAGAGAGACTGTCAGCAGTGGAGGCCATCGCCAATGCTATATCTGTGGtgtctagcaacagctctgggaACAGGACCGGCTCTTCTAGCAGCAGAGG GCTGCGTCTGAGGGAGATGATGAGGCGCTCTCTGAGAGCAGCGGGTCTTGGCCGTCACGAGTCCGGCCCCTCCTCCAGCGACCACCAGGACCCAGTTTCCCCACCCATCGCCCCTCCCAGCTGGGTGCCCGACCCCCCTCCCATGGACCCAGACGGTGACATAGACTTCATCCTGGCCCCTGCAGTGGGATCTCTCACCACAGCCTCAACAGGGACCAGCCAGGGCCCCAGCACATCCACTATACCAG GCCCCTCCTCTGAGCCTTCGGTGGTGGAGTCTAAAGACCGCAAGGCCAACGCCCACCTCATCCTCAAACTGATGTGTGACAGCATGGTTCTCAGGCCACACCTTCGCGAGCTGCTCTCTGCCAA GGATGCCCGTGGAATGACCCCATTCATGCTGGCAGTCAGCGGGAGAGCTTACCCAGCTGCCATTACTGTTCTGGAGGCTGCGCAGAAAATGGCCAAGG TAGGAGACCCCGGCATGACTGAGAAGGTGGATGCAGACTCTTTGTTCATGGAGATGATTTGTCCCTCGGGGACCAACCCTGACGACTCTCCTCTCTACGTCCTCTGCTGCAACGACACCTGCAGCTTCACCTGGACAGGAGCTGAACACATCAACCAg GATATCTTTGAGTGCCGGACCTGCGGCTTGTTGGAGTCTCTCTGCTGCTGCACTGAGTGCGCCAGGGTGTGTCACAAAGGACACGACTGCAA ACTCAAGAGGACCTCTCCCACTGCGTACTGTGACTGCTGGGAGAAGTGTAAATGTAAGACGCTGATTGCTGGACAGAAAGCTGCTCGCCTGGACCTGCTGTACAGACTACTCACCACCACTAACCTGGTCACCAGTCCAAACAGCcg GGGGGAGCATATCCTTCTGTTCCTGGTGCAGACTGTTGCTAGGCAGAGTGTGGAGCACTGCCAGTACCGACCCCCTCgcatcagagaggacaggaacCGCAAGGCTGCCAATGCTGAAG ACTCTGACATGCCGGACCATGACCTGGAACCTCCACGCTTCGCCCAGCTGGCCCTGGAGAGGGTGCTGCAGGACTGGAATGCTCTCAAGTCCATGATAATGTTCGGATCCCAGGAGAATAAAGACCC gctgAGTGCCAGCAGCCGTATCGCCCATCTCCTTCCAGAGGAGCAGGTGTACCTGAACCAGCAGAGTGGCACCATCCGCCTGGACTGCTTCACACACTGCCTCATTGTCAAGTGTGCCCCTGACATTACAGTAAGTCGG TTTATTGACACCCTGCTGGGGACCTTGGTGAAGGAGCTGCAGAACAAGTACACTCCTGGCCGGAGAGAGGAGGCCATCGTCGTCACCAGGAGGTTCCTGCGCTCCGTGGCCAGGGTGTTTGTCATCCTCAGCGTCGAGATGGCCTCATCCAAAAAGAAAAA TAACTTCATCCCCCAGCCCATTGGGAAGTGCAGGCGTGTGTTCCAGGCCCTGCTGCCCTATGCGGTGGAGGAGCTGTGCAACGTGGCAGAGTCCCTCATCGTGCCTGTGAGGATGGGCATCGCCCGGCCCACCGCCCCCTTCACCCTGGCCAGCACCAGCATCGACGCCGTGCAGGGCAGCGAGGAACTCTTCTCTGTGGAACCCTTGCCACCGAGACCCTCCCCAGACCAGTCCAGCAA TTCTAGTCAGACTGCATCGTCCTACATCATCAGGAACCCCCAGCCTCGCCGCAGCAGCCAGTCCCAGCCGGTCAGAGGGAGAGACGAGGAGCAGGATGACATTGTGTCTGCTGATGTTGAAGAG GTGGAGGTTGTCGAGGGCGTTGCTGGGGAGGAGGATCACCATGAAGACCAGGaggaacagggagaacagggagaggagaacGCTGAGGCAGAGGGACAGCATGATGAACATGATGAGGATG GAAGCGACATGGAGTTGGATCTGCTGGCTGCCGCAGAGACCGAGAGTGACAGCGAGAGTAACCATAGCAACCAGGACAATGCCAGCGGGCGGAGGAGTGTTGTCACCGCAGCAACTGCTGGCTCCGAAGCAG gTGCCAGCAGTGTCCCTGCCTTCTTTTCAGAGGACGACTCCCAGTCCAACGACTCGAGCGACTcggacagcagcagcagccagaGCGACGACGTGGACCAGGAGACCTTCCTATTGGACGAGCCCTTGGAGAGGACCACCACCGCCTCGCACGTCAACAGTGCTGCCCAGGCGCCGCGCTCCATGCAGTGGGCTGTACGCAACACCCCCAGCCAGAGAGCCACGGGCAGCGCCCCCTCCAGCTCCTCCACCCCCGCTG CAGCGAGCTCCACAGGTCTGATCTACATCGACCCGTCCAACCTGCGGCGCAGCAGTGCCATCAGCACCAGCGCGGCTGCTGCGGCTGCAGCTCTGGAGGCCTCCAACTCGTCCAGCTACCTGACGTCAGCCTCCAGCTTAGCCCGGGCCTACAGCATCGTCATCAGACAGATCTCTGACCTGATGAGCCTCATTCCCAAGTACAACCACCTGGTCTACTCCCAGTACCCTGCTGCAGTCAAACTCACCTACCAGGACGCTGTCAACCTGCAG AACTTTGTTGAGGAGAAGCTGATCCCTACGTGGAACTGGATGGTGTCCATCATGGACTCTACAGAGGCTCAGCTGCGTTACGGCTCGGCCCTGTCCTCAGCTGGCGACCCCGGACACCCATCCCACCCCCTCCACGCCTCGCAGCACTCTGCCCGCAGGGAGCGCATGACTGCCCGCGAGGAAGCCAGCCTCCGCACCTTGGAGGGACGGAGGTCTGG GCGTGCGGCCACTCTGCTGACAGTGCGTCAGGGGATGATGTCTGCGCGGGGTGACTTCCTGAACTACGCCCTGTCTCTGATGCGTTCTCATAATGACGAGCACTCTGACGTTCTGCCTGTGCTGGATGTGTGTTCTCTCAAACACGTGGCCTACGTCTTCCAGGCCCTCATCTACTGGATCAAAGCCATGAACCAGCAGACAACTCTGGACACAACACAGATGGACCGCAAGAG GAGCCGTGAGATTCTGGAACTGGGACTGGACAATGAAGATTCTGAACATGAGAATGATGAGGACACCAATCAAA GTTGTTTTCTGGTATTGGAAGGCAGACAAGCCAGAAGAAAGGCAATTAGGCAGAAACGAGGCAAAAAGAAGAGGGCAGCTCCCAAAG gctCCACACTCCAGGATAAGGAGGATGACCCGGTCCCCGCTGAGACGGGACAGAACCACCCGTTCTTCCGGCGCTCTGACTCCATGACCTTCCTGGGCTGTATCCCCCCCAACCCCTTCGAGGTCCCCCTGGCGGAGGCCATCCCCCTGGCAGACCAGCCTCACCTCCTGCAG CCCAATGCAAGGAAGGAGGATCTGTTTGGCCGTCCTAGTCAGGGCCTGTACTCGTCCTCGTACACAGCAAGCAAAGGCCTGGCCGAGGCCACCCTGGACCGCAGCTGCCTGGAGGTTAACATGGGCTCCTCTCAG ATCCTACCCACCAAGATGTCCTACTCAGCCAACCTGAAGAACGTGATGAGTATGGAGACTAGTCAGCGCGGCAGAGAGGACCAGCCCATGGACCAGGAGCTAGTGGCTCCAAAGCCAGGCCCCTCACCCCACGACCTAGCTGCCCAGCTGAAGAGCAGCCTGCTGGCTGAAATAGGCCTCACTGAGAGCGATGGACCCCCGCTCCCTTCCTTTAG aCCCCACTGTAGTTTCATGGGGATGGTGATCTCCCATGACATGCTGCTGGGCCGCTGGCGTCTGTCTCTGGAGCTGTTCGGACGCGTCTTCATGGAGGACGTTGGAGCAGAGCCCGGATCG ATCCTGACCGAGCTGGGGGGTTTTGAGGTGAAGGAGTCTAAGTTCCGCCGGGAGATGGAGAAACTCCGTAACCTCCAGTCTCGTGACCTGGCCCTGGAGGTGGACCGTGACCGTGACCAGCTGATCCAGCAGACTATGAGGCAGCTCAATACCCACTTTGGCCGGCGCTGCACCACCACACCCATGGCTGTGCACCGCGTCAAGGTCACCTTCAAGGACGAGCCGGGCGAGGGTAGTGGCGTGGCCCGTAGCTTCTACACGGCCATCGCCCTGGCCTTCCTGTCCAATGACAAGCTGCCCAACCTGGACTGTGTGCAGAGCGTCAGCAAGGGCATGCAGGCCAGCAGTACGTGTCATCACGATTACAACTCAAGTATGACATTGA ATCTGATGCAGCGGCTGAGGAACAGAGACCGGGAGAGGGAGCGGAGGAGTGGAGGGCTCCGAGCTGGCTCTAGGAGAGACCGAGACAG ggactCGAGGAGACAGCTGTCCATTGACACCCGACCCTTCAGGCCAGCCTCGGAGGGGAACCCCAGTGACGAACCTGACCCCCTACCTGCCCACAGACAGGCCCTGGGAGAGAGGCTGTACCCCCGCGTCCACACTATGCAGCCG GCGTTTGCCAGTAAGATCACAGGGATGCTGCTGGAACTCTCCCCAGCCCAGCTGCTGTTGCTCCTGGCCAGTGAGGACTCTCTCAGGGCCAGGGTGGAGGAGGCCATGGAGCTGCTCATTGCACATGGAAG gGAAAATGGCGCTGACAGCATACTGGACCTGGGTCTCCTAGAGGCTCCTGAGAAAGCACAG CAGCAGGAGAACCGTAAGCGTCATGGCTCCACCCGCAGTGTGGTGGACATGGAGCTGGACGACCCTGAAGACGGAGATGACAACGCTCCCCTGTTCTACCAGCCTGGGAAGAGAGGCTTCTACTCTCCCCGGCCCGGCAAGAACACGGAGGCCAGGCTCAACTGCTTCAGGAACATCGGCAG AATACTAGGGCTGTGTCTGCTGCAGAATGAGCTCTGTCCAATTACCTTGAACAGACATGTCATCAAGGTGCTGCTCGGCAGAAAG gTGAATTGGCATGACTTTGCCTTTTTTGACCCGGTAATGTACGAGAGCCTGCGACAGTTGATCCGTCACTCTCAGGCTGGAGAGGCGGAGGCTGTGTTTGCAGCCATGGACCTGGCCTTCGCCATAGACCTGTGTAAGGAGGAAGGGGCTGGACAG GTGGAGCTGCTGTCAGGTGGGGTCAACATGCCTGTGACTCCTCTCAACGTTTACGAATACGTGAGAAAGTACGCCGAACACAGGATGCTGGTGGTTGCTGAGCAACCTCTTCAT GCGATGAGGAAGGGTCTGTTGGATGTCCTTCCTAAGAACGCCCTGGAGGACTTGACAGCTGAGGACTTCAGGCTACTGGTCAACGGCTGTGGAGAGGTCAACGTGCAGATGCTCATCAGCTTCACTTCCTTCAATGATGAATCTGGTACAAAGACCttggcccgtattcacaaagaatctcaga GGGAAAATGCTGATAAATTGTTGCAGTTCAAACGCTGGTTTTGGTCCATCGTGGAGAAGATGAGCATGACTGAGAGGCAAGATCTG gtGTACTTCTGGACCTCCAGTCCGTCTCTGCCAGCCAGTGAGGAAGGCTTCCAGCCCATGCCCTCCATCACCATCAGGCCTCCGGACGACCAGCACCTGCCCACGGCCAACACCTGCATCTCGCGCCTCTACGTGCCACTCTACTCCTCCAAACAGATTCTAAAACAGAAACTCTTACTAGCCATTAAGACCAAGAACTTTGGTTTTGTGTAG